Proteins from a single region of Catenulispora acidiphila DSM 44928:
- a CDS encoding DUF4097 family beta strand repeat-containing protein → MTSNATPNRAPIGALRMSTIAVAGVIVAVGVPAVAAAIALSTQVSDQQALVKIDAAGPISRIVIADSDSDVRITGDAAANGVTGQAVVQWKGEDGKRPALRQSVSGGVLTLIKDCSGGGCGPIDIMVSVPRDVSVQATTSDGNIALSGVTGQVDLTSSAGSIDADGLGSANASFHTTNGTIDAAFTGAPARIVAETTNASVAIGTDGRTAYYDAVHTTDGVESLTNAQDRTSPDEIDATTTNGDVTIS, encoded by the coding sequence ATGACCTCCAACGCCACCCCGAACCGCGCCCCGATCGGCGCCCTGCGGATGAGCACCATCGCCGTCGCCGGCGTGATCGTGGCGGTGGGTGTGCCGGCCGTCGCGGCGGCGATCGCGCTGTCCACGCAGGTGAGCGACCAGCAGGCGCTGGTGAAGATCGATGCCGCGGGCCCGATCTCGCGGATCGTCATCGCCGACTCCGACAGCGACGTCCGGATCACCGGCGACGCGGCCGCGAACGGCGTGACCGGGCAGGCGGTCGTGCAGTGGAAGGGTGAGGACGGCAAGCGTCCGGCGCTGCGGCAGAGCGTCTCCGGCGGGGTGCTGACCCTGATCAAGGACTGCTCCGGGGGCGGCTGCGGGCCGATCGACATCATGGTGTCGGTGCCGCGGGACGTCTCGGTGCAGGCAACGACCTCCGACGGGAACATCGCTCTCAGCGGCGTCACCGGTCAGGTGGACCTGACCTCGAGCGCAGGCAGCATCGACGCCGACGGCCTGGGCTCGGCGAACGCCTCCTTCCACACCACCAACGGCACCATCGACGCGGCCTTCACCGGCGCGCCGGCCCGGATCGTGGCCGAGACCACGAACGCCTCGGTGGCCATCGGCACCGACGGCCGGACCGCCTACTACGACGCGGTCCACACCACCGACGGCGTGGAGTCGCTGACCAACGCGCAGGACCGCACCTCCCCCGACGAGATCGACGCGACCACCACCAACGGCGACGTGACCATCAGTTAG
- a CDS encoding acyl-CoA dehydrogenase family protein, with amino-acid sequence MRFSLTEEQRDFRNAVDSLLRDANGIAAARAWAAGDSKPGLEIWRGLAAIGMHSLAGEYPVELCAAMERVGYHAAPGPYPESLAVATALAEWRERLGAGSMATTAVPPVAPYAPNADIAEFCIPAVAPNASDRPIASLDPTRSLFPVSGQPPHAELIFDTAALLTAAQLLGLGRAALDMTVAYAKQRVQYGCVIGEYQAVKHRLADAHTGLEFARPLVFAAALSSDARDVSAAKAAASDAAYRAARAALQLHGAIGYTDEYDLSVYFKKIRALHSAWGSPSFHRARLLDQLDQLDQLADL; translated from the coding sequence GTGAGGTTTTCCCTGACCGAGGAGCAGCGCGACTTCCGCAACGCGGTCGACTCCCTGTTGCGTGACGCGAACGGCATCGCGGCGGCTCGCGCGTGGGCGGCCGGCGATAGCAAGCCGGGCCTCGAAATCTGGCGAGGGTTGGCAGCCATCGGCATGCACTCGCTCGCGGGCGAATATCCGGTCGAACTCTGCGCGGCCATGGAGCGCGTCGGCTACCACGCGGCGCCCGGACCGTATCCCGAATCGCTCGCAGTCGCGACCGCACTCGCCGAGTGGCGCGAGCGCCTAGGCGCCGGATCGATGGCCACCACCGCCGTTCCGCCGGTTGCGCCTTATGCACCGAACGCCGACATCGCAGAGTTCTGTATCCCTGCCGTCGCGCCGAACGCCTCCGACAGGCCGATCGCCTCACTCGACCCAACCCGCAGCCTGTTCCCCGTCTCCGGTCAGCCGCCGCACGCCGAGCTGATCTTCGACACCGCCGCGCTGCTCACCGCCGCGCAGTTGCTCGGCCTCGGGCGTGCCGCGCTCGACATGACTGTCGCCTACGCCAAGCAGCGCGTGCAGTACGGCTGCGTCATCGGCGAGTACCAAGCGGTCAAGCACCGTCTCGCTGACGCGCACACCGGCTTGGAGTTCGCACGTCCCCTCGTTTTCGCCGCCGCGCTCAGCTCCGACGCGCGCGACGTCTCCGCGGCGAAGGCTGCCGCGAGCGACGCGGCGTACCGTGCCGCCCGCGCCGCGCTCCAGCTCCACGGCGCCATCGGGTACACCGACGAGTACGACCTGTCCGTTTACTTCAAGAAGATCCGGGCGCTGCACTCGGCGTGGGGAAGTCCGTCGTTCCACCGTGCTCGGCTGCTCGACCAGCTCGACCAGCTCGACCAACTCGCCGACCTGTAG
- a CDS encoding acyl-CoA dehydrogenase family protein → MDLSFSTAEDAFRAAVRSWLAEHVPADPLPSMDTAEGFEAHRRWERQLFEERYSVVSWPTEYGGRGASITEWLVFEEEYWAAGAPGRVSQNGINLLAPSMLDHGTDAQKARFLPAMASAEQIWAQVWSEPEAGSDLASLRSTAVRAPSDDGWLLAGQKTWSSRASFADWGFGLFRSDPAAERHRGLTYFLFPLTAPGITVRPIPQFDGEPGFAELFFDDVYVPDTDVLGGVGDGWKVTMATAGKERGLYLRSPGRYMATAARLVALWKAAGRPAEFQDRVAEAWIGARAYQLATFETAARIADGGTLGAETSVNKLFWSELDLAMHETALDLLGPDAEKLDSAWMDGYLFALAGPIYAGTNEVQRNVVAERVLGLPRGAR, encoded by the coding sequence GTGGACCTGAGCTTCAGCACGGCCGAGGACGCGTTCCGTGCGGCGGTGCGCTCCTGGCTGGCAGAGCACGTACCGGCCGACCCGCTGCCGTCGATGGACACCGCCGAGGGCTTCGAGGCGCACCGGCGCTGGGAGCGGCAGCTGTTCGAGGAGCGCTACTCGGTGGTGTCGTGGCCGACCGAGTACGGCGGACGCGGCGCGTCGATCACCGAATGGCTGGTCTTCGAGGAGGAGTACTGGGCCGCGGGCGCGCCGGGGCGGGTGTCGCAGAACGGGATCAACCTGCTGGCGCCCTCGATGCTCGACCACGGGACCGACGCGCAGAAGGCGCGTTTCCTGCCCGCGATGGCCTCCGCCGAGCAGATCTGGGCGCAGGTGTGGTCCGAGCCGGAGGCGGGATCGGACCTGGCGTCGTTGCGTTCGACGGCGGTGCGCGCGCCGTCGGACGACGGCTGGCTGCTGGCGGGACAGAAGACATGGTCCTCGCGGGCGAGCTTCGCGGACTGGGGATTCGGACTGTTCCGCAGCGACCCGGCGGCAGAGCGTCATCGAGGGCTGACTTACTTCCTGTTCCCGTTGACAGCGCCCGGGATCACGGTCCGACCGATCCCGCAGTTCGACGGCGAGCCGGGCTTCGCAGAGCTCTTCTTCGACGACGTGTACGTCCCGGACACGGACGTACTCGGCGGCGTCGGCGACGGCTGGAAGGTCACGATGGCCACCGCCGGCAAGGAACGCGGACTCTACCTGCGCTCGCCGGGGCGCTACATGGCGACGGCCGCGCGCCTGGTCGCCTTGTGGAAGGCAGCGGGCAGACCGGCGGAGTTCCAGGACCGGGTCGCGGAGGCGTGGATCGGCGCGCGGGCATACCAGCTGGCGACGTTCGAGACGGCGGCACGGATCGCGGACGGCGGGACGCTCGGCGCGGAGACGAGTGTGAACAAGCTGTTCTGGTCAGAGCTGGACCTGGCGATGCACGAGACCGCGCTGGACCTGCTGGGACCCGACGCGGAAAAGCTGGACTCGGCCTGGATGGACGGCTACCTGTTCGCCCTGGCCGGGCCGATCTACGCCGGAACGAATGAGGTACAGCGGAACGTGGTCGCCGAGCGGGTACTCGGGCTGCCGAGGGGGGCGCGGTGA
- a CDS encoding acyl-CoA dehydrogenase family protein — protein MDLTYTAEDEAFRAELRAWLHDHLTGEFAAAKGLGGPGREHEAFDVRVAWDRHLAAHGWTCLDWPKEYGGRAAGVAQQVIFHEEYARANAPIRVSHIGEQLLGPTLIAFGTEEQKQRFLPGIRDVTELWCQGYSEPDAGSDLANVKTTAVLAEPQSEAQGGGEWILNGQKVWTSLAHLADWCFVVARTDPGAPKHRGLSYLLVPMKQPGVEVRPILQLTKTSEFNEVYFTDARTAATNVVGGVHDGWRVAMATLGFERGVSTLGQQIGFRRELDGVIALARQTTAIDDPLILDRLTRAALGLDVLRLNALRSMTGLADGTPGAEASIAKLAWARWHRDLGELAMDVLGAAGTVTGADYDLDEWQRLWLFSRADTIYGGSDEIQRNVIAERVLGLPKEPRA, from the coding sequence GTGGACCTCACGTACACCGCCGAGGACGAGGCGTTCCGTGCCGAGCTCCGGGCATGGCTCCACGACCACCTCACCGGCGAGTTCGCCGCGGCCAAGGGTCTGGGCGGCCCGGGGCGCGAGCACGAGGCCTTCGACGTCCGCGTCGCCTGGGACCGCCACCTCGCCGCGCACGGCTGGACCTGCCTGGACTGGCCGAAGGAGTACGGCGGCCGCGCTGCCGGCGTCGCGCAACAGGTGATCTTCCACGAGGAGTACGCCCGCGCCAACGCACCGATCCGCGTCAGCCACATCGGCGAACAGCTCCTCGGTCCGACGCTCATCGCCTTCGGCACGGAAGAACAGAAACAGCGCTTCCTGCCCGGCATCCGCGACGTGACAGAGCTCTGGTGCCAGGGCTACTCCGAACCCGACGCCGGCTCAGACCTCGCCAATGTGAAGACCACCGCCGTTCTTGCCGAGCCGCAGTCGGAAGCGCAAGGCGGCGGCGAGTGGATCCTCAACGGGCAGAAGGTCTGGACGTCGCTGGCGCACCTCGCCGACTGGTGCTTCGTCGTCGCGCGCACCGATCCTGGCGCGCCGAAACATCGAGGCCTGTCATACCTGCTGGTCCCGATGAAGCAGCCCGGCGTCGAGGTCCGCCCGATCCTTCAGCTCACTAAGACCTCCGAGTTCAACGAGGTCTACTTCACCGACGCCCGCACCGCCGCGACCAACGTCGTCGGCGGCGTGCACGACGGCTGGCGGGTCGCGATGGCCACCCTCGGCTTCGAACGCGGCGTCTCCACACTCGGTCAGCAGATCGGCTTCCGCCGCGAACTCGACGGCGTCATCGCGCTCGCACGTCAGACCACTGCGATCGACGATCCGCTGATCCTGGACCGCCTCACCCGCGCCGCGCTCGGTCTGGACGTGCTGCGCCTCAATGCCCTGCGATCGATGACCGGGCTCGCCGACGGCACGCCCGGCGCCGAAGCCTCGATCGCCAAGCTGGCGTGGGCGCGCTGGCATCGCGACCTCGGCGAGCTGGCGATGGACGTGCTCGGCGCGGCCGGTACCGTCACCGGCGCCGACTACGACCTCGACGAGTGGCAGCGGCTGTGGCTGTTCAGCCGCGCCGACACCATCTACGGCGGGTCCGACGAGATCCAGCGGAACGTCATCGCCGAGCGCGTCCTCGGCCTCCCGAAGGAGCCGCGAGCGTGA
- a CDS encoding SDR family oxidoreductase: protein MTVPPVPSYVPGHELLAGKNVAITAAAGTGIGAAAARRCLEEGARVVVSDHHERRLEETRAALAKDFGEDAVHAMVCDVTREEHVQALIDGTAERFGSLDVLINNAGLGGTASVLDMTDEQWLRVLDVTLNGTFRCTRAALRRMRDQDSGGAVVNNASVIGWRAQEGQAHYAAAKAGVMALTRCSALDAAVYGVRVNAVAPSLAMHPFLAKVTTDELLAELTAREAFGRAAEPWEVANAMVFLASDYASYLTGEVLSVSSQHA from the coding sequence GTGACCGTGCCGCCTGTGCCCTCGTACGTCCCCGGCCACGAGCTGCTCGCCGGCAAGAACGTCGCGATCACCGCCGCCGCCGGGACCGGCATCGGCGCCGCCGCCGCGCGCCGCTGCCTGGAGGAGGGCGCGCGCGTCGTGGTCAGCGACCATCATGAGCGCCGTCTGGAGGAGACCCGCGCGGCGCTCGCCAAGGATTTCGGCGAGGACGCCGTCCACGCGATGGTCTGCGACGTCACCCGCGAGGAGCATGTCCAAGCCCTGATCGACGGCACCGCCGAGCGCTTCGGCAGCCTGGACGTCCTGATCAACAACGCCGGGCTCGGCGGGACCGCGTCCGTCCTGGACATGACCGACGAGCAGTGGCTCCGCGTCCTGGACGTCACCTTGAACGGCACCTTCCGCTGCACCCGCGCGGCGCTGCGCCGCATGCGCGACCAGGACTCCGGTGGCGCCGTGGTGAACAACGCCTCGGTGATCGGCTGGCGCGCGCAGGAGGGCCAGGCGCACTACGCCGCGGCGAAAGCCGGGGTCATGGCGCTGACCCGCTGCTCGGCCCTGGACGCCGCCGTCTACGGTGTCCGGGTGAACGCCGTCGCGCCCTCGCTGGCCATGCACCCGTTCCTCGCCAAGGTCACGACCGACGAACTGCTCGCCGAGCTGACCGCCCGCGAGGCGTTCGGGCGCGCCGCCGAGCCGTGGGAGGTCGCGAATGCCATGGTGTTCCTGGCAAGCGACTATGCCTCCTACCTGACCGGTGAAGTCCTCTCCGTTTCGAGCCAACATGCCTAA
- a CDS encoding TetR/AcrR family transcriptional regulator, translating to MPKPPASDRRAELLALAAGLFAERGYKNTTVRDIADAAGILSGSLYHHFDSKETMADEILRTFLDELFRDYRAIVERQSDPRRAFEQLVDASFQAIDRSHAAIALYQNEAKQLRQSPRFAYLDDTDREFREIWLGTLEKGIASGAFRADLDATMAYRFVRDTVWVAVRWYTPGGKLTAEAVSAQYLSMILEGFQSRD from the coding sequence ATGCCTAAACCTCCTGCCTCCGACCGCCGCGCCGAGCTGCTGGCCCTGGCCGCCGGCCTGTTCGCCGAGCGCGGCTATAAGAACACGACGGTGCGCGACATCGCCGACGCCGCCGGGATCCTGTCCGGGAGCCTCTACCACCACTTCGACTCCAAGGAGACGATGGCGGACGAGATCCTGCGGACGTTCCTGGACGAGCTGTTCCGCGACTACCGCGCGATCGTCGAGCGGCAGAGCGATCCGCGCCGCGCCTTCGAGCAGCTGGTCGACGCCTCGTTCCAGGCGATCGACCGCAGCCACGCGGCGATCGCGCTGTACCAGAACGAGGCCAAGCAGCTGCGCCAGTCGCCGCGCTTCGCCTATCTGGACGACACCGACCGCGAGTTCCGCGAGATCTGGCTCGGCACGCTGGAGAAGGGGATCGCCTCCGGGGCGTTCCGCGCGGATCTGGACGCCACGATGGCTTATCGCTTCGTGCGGGACACCGTGTGGGTGGCGGTGCGGTGGTACACGCCGGGCGGGAAGCTCACCGCCGAGGCGGTCTCGGCGCAGTACCTGTCGATGATTCTCGAAGGGTTCCAGAGCAGGGATTAG
- a CDS encoding acetyl-CoA C-acetyltransferase yields the protein MGEAYIVGALRTAVGRKKGALAAAHPADMGAHVIKAVVDASGVDPAAVDDVVFGCVDTIGHQAGDIARTAWLAAGLPEEVPGVTVDRQCGSSQQAVHFAAQAVLSGTADLVVAGGVQNMSQIPIAAAMTVAGQFGVTDPFSGSRGWRARYGDQPVSQFHAAELIAEKWDVSRDAMEDFALESHRRALAAIDAGRFEREIVPYEGFAVDEGPRRDTSKEAMAGLRTLVEGGRLTAAVSSQISDASAALLIASEDAVRTHGLTPRARIHHLSVRGADPIYMLTAPIPATAHALRKTGMSLADIDLVEINEAFAPVVLAWAKETGADLAKVNVNGGAIALGHPLGATGARLMTSLLHELERTGGRYGLQTMCEGGGQANVTIIERL from the coding sequence ATGGGTGAGGCCTACATAGTCGGGGCGCTTCGGACGGCGGTCGGGCGCAAGAAGGGCGCGCTGGCCGCGGCGCATCCGGCTGACATGGGCGCGCACGTCATCAAGGCTGTCGTGGACGCCTCGGGCGTGGATCCGGCGGCGGTGGACGACGTCGTGTTCGGCTGCGTGGACACCATCGGGCACCAGGCCGGCGACATCGCGCGCACCGCGTGGCTGGCCGCCGGGCTGCCCGAGGAGGTGCCGGGCGTGACCGTCGACCGACAGTGCGGTTCGTCGCAGCAGGCGGTGCACTTCGCGGCGCAGGCGGTGCTGAGCGGGACGGCGGATCTCGTGGTCGCCGGCGGCGTGCAGAACATGTCGCAGATCCCGATCGCGGCGGCGATGACGGTCGCGGGGCAGTTCGGCGTCACCGATCCGTTCTCCGGGTCGCGCGGCTGGCGGGCCCGGTACGGCGACCAGCCGGTGTCGCAGTTCCACGCCGCCGAGCTGATCGCCGAGAAGTGGGACGTGTCGCGGGACGCGATGGAGGATTTCGCGCTGGAGTCGCATCGGCGGGCGCTGGCGGCGATCGACGCGGGGCGGTTCGAGCGGGAGATCGTGCCGTACGAGGGTTTCGCGGTCGACGAGGGTCCGCGCCGGGACACGTCGAAGGAGGCGATGGCCGGGCTGCGGACGCTGGTCGAGGGCGGACGGCTGACCGCCGCGGTGTCGTCGCAGATCTCTGATGCCTCCGCCGCGCTGCTCATCGCCTCCGAGGACGCGGTGCGGACGCACGGGCTTACGCCGCGCGCCCGCATCCATCACCTCTCCGTTCGCGGCGCCGATCCGATCTACATGCTGACCGCGCCGATCCCGGCCACCGCGCACGCTTTGCGCAAGACCGGGATGAGCCTGGCGGACATCGACCTCGTCGAGATCAACGAGGCGTTCGCGCCGGTGGTGCTGGCGTGGGCGAAGGAGACCGGCGCGGACCTGGCGAAGGTGAACGTCAACGGCGGTGCCATCGCGCTGGGACACCCGCTCGGCGCGACCGGAGCGCGGCTGATGACCAGTCTGCTGCACGAGTTGGAGCGCACGGGCGGCCGATACGGGTTGCAGACGATGTGCGAGGGCGGCGGGCAGGCGAACGTGACGATCATCGAAAGGCTCTGA
- a CDS encoding alkane 1-monooxygenase yields MSASTLGSTGVRPEAQAWQDGKRYLWPLALVVPILPYVGFGLWHRFDNALAWYLTPFLVYVMVPIGDWLIGEDAGNPPVEREAQLQSAWYYRVLTFLYLPLQFGSLVLGAWAWSQPHVNLASRVGIVVTVGIVTGIAINTAHELGHKREDVERWLSKIALAPSGYGHFYVEHNRGHHVRVATPEDPASARLGESFYRFWPRTVWGSLKSAWVLETKKHRLRKRSPWTLRNDVLNAWLMTLLLFAALTVWLGVGVLPFLLVQMVFGFSLLEIVNYLEHYGLLRQRTASGRYEKVEPVHSWNSDRLSTNVFLYQLQRHSDHHSYPNRRYQVLRSFDEAPQLPGGYATMIVVALFPPLWRRVMDQRVLDHYDGDALKANLTPKLRAKYEAEAAAAASAGATATARR; encoded by the coding sequence ATGTCGGCGTCGACCCTCGGTTCCACCGGTGTGCGGCCGGAGGCGCAGGCCTGGCAGGACGGCAAGCGGTACCTGTGGCCGCTGGCGCTCGTCGTGCCGATCCTGCCCTACGTCGGTTTCGGGCTGTGGCATCGCTTCGACAACGCGCTCGCCTGGTACCTGACGCCGTTCCTGGTCTACGTCATGGTGCCGATCGGCGACTGGCTGATCGGCGAGGACGCCGGCAATCCGCCGGTGGAGCGTGAGGCGCAGCTGCAGTCGGCCTGGTACTACCGGGTGCTCACCTTCCTGTACTTGCCGCTGCAATTCGGCTCGCTGGTCCTCGGGGCGTGGGCCTGGAGCCAGCCGCACGTGAACCTGGCGTCCAGGGTCGGCATCGTGGTCACCGTCGGCATCGTGACCGGTATCGCCATCAACACCGCGCACGAACTCGGGCACAAGCGCGAGGACGTCGAGCGCTGGCTGTCGAAGATCGCCCTCGCGCCGTCCGGCTACGGGCACTTCTACGTCGAGCACAACCGCGGCCACCACGTCCGTGTCGCGACGCCCGAGGACCCGGCGTCGGCGCGCCTCGGCGAGTCGTTCTACCGCTTCTGGCCGCGCACGGTCTGGGGTTCGCTGAAGTCGGCGTGGGTGCTGGAGACCAAGAAGCACCGCCTGCGCAAGCGCTCGCCGTGGACGCTCCGCAACGACGTCCTCAACGCCTGGCTGATGACCCTGCTCCTGTTCGCAGCCCTCACCGTCTGGCTCGGCGTCGGCGTGCTGCCGTTCCTGCTCGTGCAGATGGTCTTCGGCTTCTCGCTGCTGGAGATCGTGAACTATCTCGAGCACTACGGCCTGCTGCGCCAGCGGACCGCGAGCGGGCGCTACGAGAAGGTCGAGCCCGTCCACAGCTGGAACAGCGACCGGCTCTCGACCAACGTCTTCCTCTACCAACTCCAGCGCCACAGCGACCACCACTCCTACCCGAACCGCCGCTACCAGGTCCTGCGGTCCTTCGACGAGGCGCCGCAACTCCCGGGCGGTTACGCCACGATGATCGTCGTCGCGCTGTTCCCGCCGCTGTGGCGCCGCGTCATGGACCAGCGCGTGCTCGACCACTACGACGGCGACGCCCTGAAGGCGAACCTGACGCCGAAGCTCCGGGCGAAGTACGAGGCCGAGGCAGCCGCTGCGGCTTCGGCCGGAGCTACGGCTACCGCACGACGCTGA
- the mraY gene encoding phospho-N-acetylmuramoyl-pentapeptide-transferase: protein MRALLYATLIALVCSLAGTPVAIRYFTRRGWGQEIRDELPEMHQVKRGTPTMGGTVIVLSTLVAYFVTKLATMKAPTSSGLLVLFLMAGLGAVGFMDDFIKIVRQRSLGLRARAKLAGQLAVTLTFAVLVLHFRNTAGLTPASENISFLRDIGWLSLGPALFLLWSYVMIAGWSNAVNLTDGQDGLAAGTSVMAFGAYVVIGLWQYGQNCAVSPSQGCYQVRDPLDLAIVAAAVMGACFGFLWWNAAPAQIYMGDTGSLALGGAFAGLAICSRTELLAVLIGGLFLMELLSVVIQVTSFKLRHKRVFLNSPIHHHFEQKEWKEVTITIRFWIIAGLCVALGLGVFYGGFKASA from the coding sequence ATGCGAGCGCTCCTTTACGCCACCCTCATCGCGCTGGTCTGTTCGCTGGCGGGAACCCCGGTGGCGATCCGGTACTTCACCCGCCGGGGCTGGGGACAGGAGATCCGCGACGAGCTCCCGGAGATGCATCAGGTCAAGCGGGGCACGCCGACGATGGGCGGCACGGTCATCGTCCTGTCCACGCTGGTCGCCTACTTCGTGACCAAGCTCGCGACGATGAAGGCGCCGACGAGCTCGGGCCTGCTGGTCCTGTTCCTGATGGCAGGCCTCGGCGCGGTCGGATTCATGGACGACTTCATCAAAATCGTCCGACAGCGCTCGCTGGGATTGCGGGCGCGGGCGAAACTCGCCGGACAGCTGGCCGTGACGCTCACCTTCGCGGTCCTCGTCCTGCACTTCCGCAACACCGCCGGTCTGACGCCGGCGAGCGAGAACATCTCGTTCCTGCGCGACATCGGCTGGCTCAGCCTCGGACCGGCGCTCTTCCTCCTGTGGAGCTATGTGATGATCGCGGGCTGGTCCAACGCGGTCAACCTCACCGACGGCCAGGACGGTCTGGCCGCCGGCACCTCGGTCATGGCCTTCGGCGCCTACGTGGTCATCGGCCTGTGGCAGTACGGACAGAACTGCGCCGTCTCCCCGAGCCAGGGCTGCTACCAGGTCCGCGACCCGCTGGACCTGGCGATCGTCGCGGCCGCGGTGATGGGCGCCTGCTTCGGCTTCCTGTGGTGGAACGCCGCCCCGGCGCAGATCTACATGGGAGACACCGGCTCGCTCGCGTTGGGCGGCGCCTTCGCGGGACTGGCGATCTGCTCGCGGACCGAACTGCTCGCCGTGCTCATCGGCGGCCTGTTCCTCATGGAGCTGCTCTCGGTGGTCATCCAGGTCACCTCCTTCAAGCTGCGGCACAAACGGGTGTTCTTGAACTCGCCGATCCACCACCATTTCGAGCAGAAGGAGTGGAAGGAAGTCACCATCACGATCCGGTTCTGGATCATCGCAGGGCTCTGTGTGGCGCTGGGTCTCGGTGTGTTCTACGGCGGATTCAAGGCCTCTGCCTGA